The following nucleotide sequence is from Aedes aegypti strain LVP_AGWG chromosome 3, AaegL5.0 Primary Assembly, whole genome shotgun sequence.
TCTTCTTTTTTCTGTTAAAAAGCTGGAAGCCTATAAAAGAAATTTTAGCTTCCCAACTTCACAGTTCCCacataaaaaaatccttttataaaatattgggtgtttgcaaaaaatctaaaaaatctcaGATACATGTTTTTACATCCAAAATTTGTTGTGTACGAAATGCTATCTGTGGCTAATCATCCgaccttgtgaaaatttcagataccgaccattcttaaaacttacATGATATTAAAAAACCTGAATGCATGTGTTTGACAATTATTAAGTGTAGTCTATCATAATATCAAAATGACCCTGATTGGAGATATACCGATCCAaggtaaaatatttctggaattagttaagtttggaattgattaaccttcTAATGTgtgtcctaaaaaaaatatgagttattattttcaaatgctcccgtgttagccttttcgccccctttctgaatttttcgccccccaaattctattttacaaattttcgccccctcgagcctgaaaatcgcccccagggggcgaattcgcccactttgggaatcactggtctaagctaagctaatctAAGGTATATTACGGACACGCCTCAATGACGTATAACTCatcaaaaatcatataaaataaatcatgctGTATGATTCTTTCCAGTTATTGAGCCTACAAAACAATTAACTTTCAAATGGTGAgtaaagattttgattccgcaacgtgaataattttaaataaatagaaatgtgtggcgttttcatgattcttattccggttGCTACATCacttttgactcatattctggACACTTtggttcgaattccggacagcccaTGAAAATCacaaatagaaaagtcaaatcattaattgaaatcgtcaagccactaaagagacgtaTAAGGCAGTTGTTCTTCATTAATTTCATTAATAAGATATCTATGGAATAAGCTTATGAAAACGAGTCtcaaaagtgagaactttttaatggcaaaactgaaacatttcgtgtgaaatgtttcccatacaaagtagagtgtccggaatttgaagctgtccgtaatatgaatcaaaacggtacttccgttttggctgctttgatactccgttTGTACCCGGGCATTTGGGTctgcccgttaagtgtccgttgtctgctctgtcgacacatattaggcacttagcgatttgcttacacagggtgtcgactcaatttgtagaataaaattccctgactttccctgaccttccagtcgttttccagaaaaaatccagGCCACTGAAATggataatttgaacaaaaatgagATTTGTACAAGAAGATACATATCCGACTATTCGTATGATATATACACCAGAGACGCATTTGCTCAGATCATGTTCTTTTTGTTGTTCTTCATGTTCATGTTCTTAGCCacatgagcttgagcttgagcaaAACTCACATTTACTGTTATTACATGCTTTGCAGAAATCACAAAAATATGGAAACACGTTATCAATTTAATGATGCAAATCCAGCATGCTTGATTGTAAcgcgtttatttttttttagcgtgcctccagcaatgctcgaagaaattcctctaatgtcgaattcgtttttgaacctaggttggaactggcgcaacccgttctgaatcacagtttcaaccccaacccgattcaggttcgaccgaactacaatttgcttgacgtttgtttgtttatgtgttgatcaccgacccagttcctaaaaacgaaaacgacataagaaTTTATTCTTCTATAAGTATACAAATATCCAAGTAATCACATAGAATTTCAATAGATTATCGAGCAGACtcttcgaaatattttttttttttgctttctgaATTGAGGCGTCttcagaatttctggagcattCCCTGAGTATATTCTTTCTTAGAAAGAACGAACTGGGCATACTTATGAGAGAGctcttgataaaaaaaaaaaccttaaccttccgtcagtcgctcaaaaaaagttacacgcagcggtcgcatcgtgtactgagcaCACGGAGCAATTTTGGTTGTCAATCTAAAGCTAGGAAAGATAgagtattgatgtcttcggcaaatatgTGGTGATTTTgtatcgatgttccgaaaacgatttttttgttccgattaatcgattttttttaatcgatgGTAGGAGCACTCAATATCgaatgaatcgattttcttcattcgatgtttggtttcgattcaaaattatgcaattgattagaatttttaggctgtgaaccgtttcaccagttcgtttaactattagttaaaatttgacatttcgatagttattttcccctcaaatggttgaattgaacatcgcagtcgacccatttgagctttgacagtcgagtagttatttcagaacaaagttgacagatggtcagttattctcaaattcacgagagcaaaaaataactttcgaactgtcaagtttaaccatgctccagagcagggttatttctaaccggaggggaaataactatcgagctgtcaaattttaactaaaagttaaacgaactggtgaaacggttcacagccttaatGAGTTTTGAATCAGCCTCAGAATGTttaatatataattttcaatttcaaacgtTATTTAATCGGAGGAATTTAGCAATGATATGAAATTTCATTTGGTGTTGTTTTGAAAGCTtgtatttgtaaattttcatatgagcTTGATATTCGAATCGATTTAAACGGAGAATTGATTCGACATattgaatttgaatcgattcagtgacatcgatgttctggtcaaatttgcccaacgctagttacaaaacacaaaaccagtgcaaccaGACATtcggtagccatgaaaaccaacttctaCTATGGTCCctaattcgatatcgagatacgagtAACGTTTTACCCGTTTTACTTcgatattttgagtgaattctTAAGGATTGCCATGATTTTATGTAGTGAGTTccatttttatctcaaaattttgagcgAAATCCGCGAAAATAGTCAATGATCAAATCTAGCAAACTCTTGAACTAAATAGATGGAGCACTGCTGATACTTTTTATGTCAGAAGATTATTAATTCTAAGGATAAGTATATGTCGAAGCTtacattttatttaattatgtaTAAAAGCGAACTGCTGCTTTGAAAGATTGATTCCCATTCGTATTCATAGCATGTAAGAAATTATTGTATTtctttcatgaagtttgatattttttccctgacctttagtgaaattccctgactttccctgactttccactgcccatactcgcaatacagtcccattagaAAAATCgtcatgtcgagaaaaacgctTCTAAACATATTTGGAAATGTGTTCGTTCCAAGGCTGCTGACAGCAATAAATCGTGGTAGTATTACTCTACACACTATCATTACAATATTATAAAATCGTCAACAACTGTAACACGGTTAAAAGTCCAAATCTGGGACACAAGCCAATGGGACTCGATATCCGAGTACTTCACTAGCCAACCGCATACCATACCAGTCCCATTCCTTGGGactcgcttactttgttatcACGCACGTTGACACATTAATATTGAAGTTTACAATTGATCGCAAGGCAGTTTTCCTTCTGAAACTTTTAGTACTCGCATGTTTTAATTGCAAATTTACTTCGAAAAATATTTCGGTGGTAGGTACTATACATTATACAATGatagtgttgaaaatttgatttgtcTTTTTCTGTCGGCCTCTTGGTTGAATCCACCCACAGCACAGGAACGTTGAACTTGAACCGTACCGAGGAATATAATTAATAGAGCAAGTTTTGGATCTTTATGATGACAATCGCTTCAAACATGCGATTTCCCATGCGTGGATAATACTGTTGTGTGCCCAGAACCATCCTTTTTCGGCATTAGATGTTATATAATCCGTACGTCTATGAAAACCCTGTCGATGATACCAATGGCGATGTGCGCGATAAGCCTCCCTTTTCATACCGATGAAAGTTGAGCCTGTCGGATATTTCGTTAACAATTATTCAAATAAGTTGCCAATTGGCCAAACCTTGTTTCAAAGAGAatctatttttattgttttttagcCTCGCAAGGATATATACTTTTATTTGTGGTTCTACCACTTATCGCAACAGAAGTCATTCTAGAAAACATTCATGTCAAGCTAGAATAAGTATTTTTCGTGAATGAACATGGTTTCAATCAGTATAGTTTGtattattccttcttttaataaaatgaaaacCACGATGCAAGATTacaaaaattattatcaaaatgGTTTGTTTCAATTTCGTTATAATCAACTAATGGGACTGTAATGCGGgtattttcaatatgggacgcacatggtttggtattttttcctcattttgtccatacaaagatTCAATTTTAAGCATGATTTTGGAAAGTACACTGAAAATAAACACCATTCACGGAGCTAactcaaaaattgacaaaattggtatgggactgttatgcgagtatgggcagtccAGGTCAAAcataaaattccctgacattccctgactttccaggtttttccaggtagtcgacaccctgttacaatcgcttgccctatggccttcggtgccgcattttctgcacatcttacttctgctGGATCTATTGCAATTCCTCGACTtttggcccttcccgaaacacttgaggCAAACTTCAGAAGGCTgatgtatgctcagccggcaaaccgaccagcctaccttgagtatggccaagttcttcgctttgttggcctctgcaacCGGCATTCTGATCACCGTATCCCTTTCGTTGCTACTATTCATCAAACTTGGACCgctacagatgggatgtttttcttccggATTCCGGACAGCTCGAGATCTTTAAAAACTACTTTACAATATTAAActgaataaataatttatttattggttTAATAAGGGTTAAATAAAGTTATTTTAGCAGTGCTCCCATACTCATTATTCCCTCATTAATCCCTTAATTCAATTTGCATTGGACAAACGCTGCACATCAAAGTAAAATGGATTTCGGTTAAAAAGAGTATAATATCATAGTTGTGTATTCAATAGCTCATATAATGCAGTGGATCGGATTTCATGAACTATTTAGCAACTTCAGACGAATCCATCAATTTCAATTACAGTCACAAAGAGAGATGTGGTCACGCATAGCATTCAGCACACGATTGCAGCAAATGTAGGCATTAAATGTTTAGGTTTTCTTACGCTTTTTCGGCTCCTCCTTGGTGTCCGAATCGGACGAACTAGACGAATCCGAATCGCTATCACTggaactgctgctgctgctgctactgcttgAGCTGCTCTCGCTATCGCTCGTGTCCGAATCCGACGAAGATCCGGAAGAATCCGAGCTGGAACTGCTGTCGCTTGAGCTGTCCGAGCTGTTGGATGAGGATGTGTCGTTTTTTCGTTGCTTTGCAGTGGTTTCTGGCTTGGTTGCAGTGGAATTGCTAGAATGCATTTAGATTATTAGCTGACCCGTTAAACCGGAAGTGGATTGAGTTAAGTGGAAAAGTGACTTACTTTTTGTTATCCAGTTTGTTGAGATTTTTCTTCAGTACCTGTGTGCGCGAAGAGCGATGAACGTATTTCCGTTTGCCTTTGCATTCATAGCTCCAATGGCCAAACTCCAAGCATTTCTGACACCGGATTCCTTTAGGAAAGGCGGCCGCAAGTTTGGCCTCCCTGTGAAGTTAAGTAAAGGATAATATACATAGAAAACATAGGAAGTTATCGGAAAATTCTGAAAGAGGAATTagcggttacttacttttgttttTGAGCCAATTTAATGGCTCCCAGATGCATCGTCAAGTTTTGTTTGATTAACAGTCAAACCATACAGATGAATAATATATTAGTTATCAATCAATCCACAATTTGAAATTACAATTAGGCTTTtactaaaataattaaaattataaactctttactaaattaataaaaatttaataaaagatttaatcttcTATATTTTACGATGCAACTacagaaaaaatgtttacattTTGCTGTTTGTTTTATTCATTTGACGTTTCTCTGTTCGTTGCGGCATTTGCTGCTCGACTGACTGTTTTCGAGTAGTTAGAGTTATCAACCATCATAAATACACCTGCTCGGTCACATCTCCCAAAATTTatacttatttttataaatgaaaattaataaagggctcattcacatatggatctatgcacgagttcactatttgacgtttgagcggtgccgtgttatttacgtgaccatggcaacgaatgaattcggcaccgctcaaacgtcaaattagtgaactcgtgcattggtccattcgcatttctttcaccactggactagggattgttcaaatattacgtaacgcaacagggggagggagggggtctgacatagtgttacggttcatacaaaaatttaaaaaattccatacaaaagctgttacgtgggggagggagggggtccaaaattggcaaattttgcgttacgtaatatttgaatgaacccctatcgcagaagtttttacaagtgcgggaaCGCTAATCAAAGtgcgcaattgaatcaaatcgggtaggtgtcttcgggggacttattcttcgtaaatcaaagaataagtgctctgaagacaccaacaagaTTCAATGTGACCCCGCACTTTTATTGACACTTTCGCACTTGACCTCATAAGTCACTACGCACttcgcacttcgcagtccagtagtgaaagaaatacacaatatttcataacgctaaaaatcgccatttttgacactcacccaccccctcgtgacGGTTTTGTAGgaatgttttacaaatttcttttcaaaacttttcaaaaggacctcagtaacaaatttgaaagaaatgagTTACTCCGTGCAAATGATAACATTTTCAGTAATGAACAATATATAAaacgggcccagatagccgtagcggtaaacgcgcagctattcagcaagagcaagctgagggtcgtgggttcgaatcccaccggtcgaggatcttttcgggttggaaattttctcg
It contains:
- the LOC110678895 gene encoding zinc finger CCHC domain-containing protein 10, translating into MHLGAIKLAQKQKEAKLAAAFPKGIRCQKCLEFGHWSYECKGKRKYVHRSSRTQVLKKNLNKLDNKNNSTATKPETTAKQRKNDTSSSNSSDSSSDSSSSSDSSGSSSDSDTSDSESSSSSSSSSSSSSDSDSDSSSSSDSDTKEEPKKRKKT